TGATTCCATTAACTCGTTTAGCCACTCGCAACAGTGTTCCTGTATCTCAGTTTATCTCTGAGGAGCGCATGCAAGAGGTAAAAGAAGCTACCAAAGTAGGTGGTGCTACCTTAACTAAATTGTTGGGTACTTCCGCTTGGTATGCTCCAGGTGCCGCTGTAGCCGCTATGGTGCACGCCATTGCTACTGATGCTCACAAAATGTTCCCATGTTCTTGCTTCTTGGAAGGTGAATATGGCTTAAACGATATCTGCATCGGTGTGCCAGCCTTAATTGGTGCAAATGGTGTAGAGAAAATCGTTGAGATCGAATTAAGCGCTACAGAGAAGGAAGAGTTAACTAACTCTGCCGAAGCAGTAAGCAAAACCAACGGATTGCTTTAATACGAAGCATTCTTCAGGATACTATAAAAAAGCCTCCCATTGGGAGGCTTTTTCTTTATAGGCTTAAACAGATTACTGCACTCTTGGGCAGTACCCGGATTTCTTTTTCCAAGGGCCTTTCTTCCATTAAATCCTGCCCGCCTTTAAGGCCATATTCTGTAGCCGCTACAGACAAGCTTTTTTCAGAGTTGTTGATCAAGATTACTAACCTTTCTTGTTTGTTCATGCGCTCAAAAATGAAGAGGTCATTTTCATCATCCGCCAAGAGTACCTTATAACTACCATCAGCCAAAGCAGGATGAGCCTTGCGAATGGCAATGAGCTTTTGATAATGAGCCCGTAATTCTTTGTTTTGTTCCACCTTATCGGCTTCGGCTTTTTTGCTTTGATCAGGTTGATAAACTTCATCCGCATATTGGATATCCGACCAAATCATGGGTTTACGATCATCCGGATCATTGCCTCCCCACATTCCAACTTCATCACCATAGTAAATCATCGGAGCTCCTAAATAGGTGAATTGGAAATAGGCAAATAGCTTTTGCAATTGGATTTCATCTGCCCGCGGTTTTCGCACTTTATAATTCGGGTTGTCCGCTGCTTTGGAAAAACCAAAATAATCGCCCCAATCACGGAAGTTCACTCCGCCGCGGTTTACGATATGCGAGCCAATGCGATTAACATCATGAGAACCGAAGAGATTTTGCATGGCATAGGGGAATTCAGGAGCGAAGGCCTCTCGCATTCTTTTTAATTCGGCTTCAAACTCGGAAGGACTGCGGTGGTTTTTCCCTTCGGGATTGATAAAGAACTCAGTGCAGGTAAAAGCCCAATTGTAATTCATTTCTGCATCAAATTCATCGCCGGATAAATAGGGTAGGGTCTCATTAAGAGGGCTTACCAATTCTGCAGTGATATAGGCATTGGGGTTTAAGGACTTTACATGAATACGCCAATCTTTCCAAAATTGATGATCCACACAAAAGGCCACATCCAATCGCCAACCATCGATTCCAAAGGCCGGACCTTTACCTTGAGGGTTCATCCATCTTTCGGTAGCGGCAAACACATAATTACGAGGCCCGGCTACTAAGCCGTTTTTATCTTCCTTAAATTCGGGTAAGGACTTCACACCCCACCAACCTTCATAGTCGAATTCATTGGCTTCGGTATTGGGATCATCCCAGCTTTTGATGGTAAACCAATCTTTATATAGACTCTGCTCTTGATTTTTACGCACATCCGCGAAAGCGAAACTATTGTAGCCCATATGGTTAAATACCCCATCGAAAATGATGCGCATGCCTCTGCGATGCACGGCTTCGATCAGTTCCAGTGCCAGTTTATCAGCGCTGGTCCATACCCAAGTTTGAGGATCAAGGGGATTTTCGGTTTTTATTAAAGCTCGGTCGCCTTCGGGATCGGGGCCAAAATTTGGATCCACATGATGGTAAGATTCACCATCGTATTTATGTAGGCTGGGCGATTGAAAAATGGGGTTGAGGTAAATGGC
The Croceimicrobium hydrocarbonivorans genome window above contains:
- a CDS encoding glycoside hydrolase family 13 protein, whose amino-acid sequence is MKPSPSKNHFYFFLISILFIPALQQAQAPPDWAKYAIWYQIFPERFRNGDPSNDPQIKDLAYADPQEMPEHWQIHPWGSDWYQLQEWEKANGEPELWKHLLRRRYGGDLQGIIDQLDYLQDLGINAIYLNPIFQSPSLHKYDGESYHHVDPNFGPDPEGDRALIKTENPLDPQTWVWTSADKLALELIEAVHRRGMRIIFDGVFNHMGYNSFAFADVRKNQEQSLYKDWFTIKSWDDPNTEANEFDYEGWWGVKSLPEFKEDKNGLVAGPRNYVFAATERWMNPQGKGPAFGIDGWRLDVAFCVDHQFWKDWRIHVKSLNPNAYITAELVSPLNETLPYLSGDEFDAEMNYNWAFTCTEFFINPEGKNHRSPSEFEAELKRMREAFAPEFPYAMQNLFGSHDVNRIGSHIVNRGGVNFRDWGDYFGFSKAADNPNYKVRKPRADEIQLQKLFAYFQFTYLGAPMIYYGDEVGMWGGNDPDDRKPMIWSDIQYADEVYQPDQSKKAEADKVEQNKELRAHYQKLIAIRKAHPALADGSYKVLLADDENDLFIFERMNKQERLVILINNSEKSLSVAATEYGLKGGQDLMEERPLEKEIRVLPKSAVICLSL